One stretch of Ipomoea triloba cultivar NCNSP0323 chromosome 8, ASM357664v1 DNA includes these proteins:
- the LOC116026597 gene encoding uncharacterized protein LOC116026597 isoform X1 — protein sequence MAAQTPLVSQRIIISQPTMMLTTSLSSQSVDESIIREQVLSTHNPDGREFDTNFILSMAEKTINLETGTAHQKVMVKELNQLEELDIYKELSLHIRQLSFEIASGAIAKNQHYSTTIHHLLSIVSPYCWEDKLVLMIAAFSIIHGESSLISRLRKGKGLVGKLAHLKQSSHCPIPTPSSDKNQTAEDYCCISSAIELTKCVVQLKQCLSYSPPQSLISALPMAAYWIATTVVDCAAYTCDPHFKIQNEHREITTLMATFSAELAKKKSEESYEALRNALYHGSSDKLEVFKLMFNVNDDDEIIFHRKKYLYVTLRLVMLLITSGVGVPNEWIRFLNWFHENSRPHIIWIPITQDDASWSTEYEQQCDKLRNKIWFSWLKDPKKMLWPQFTRFVKEELFQKGWGEKPIIASFDRRGRIVHPNVIHMMLTWSPSYIQQNTIGVKVIPNNITLFIQNELKQGIYGIEASSESSNFRHNVGPKIDSMTTDLVHNIADKINAWKKDVEAIIEEMTAQSTPYDSEKEKILWQQQTWTLHLLAPQSDDHYRHYYTIGMPINDWIREEKYIFLYGGNNIKWIREFLCKVREVASKTQMNFEFAYIGKNKMVRETIAKERMSHCALLNSNGVWWFWARLRSKNATIEGWVLLGKGSEVVVCGHGSKMLQVLNDYEIWKENIANTKSFGQAFKDHHEMLSKDKHSCCTLEYPITLSKIPENERCSECSCRMQKFLTFTCCHDSDE from the exons ATGGCAGCCCAAACTCCACTTGTATCCCAGAGAATAATAATTTCACAACCAACAATGATGCTCACTACATCACTAAGCAGCCAGTCTGTTGATGAGAGTATAATCAGAGAACAAGTTTTATCCACTCACAACCCTGACGGTAGAGAATTCGACACCAACTTCATATTGAGCATGGCAGAAAAGACTATTAATCTCGAGACG GGTACTGCTCATCAAAAAGTCATGGTGAAGGAGTTGAATCAACTAGAAGAGCTCGATATTTACAAGGAACTTTCACTTCATATCAGACAACTTTCATTCGAG ATAGCTTCCGGTGCAATTGCAAAAAATCAACACTACTCCACCACTATTCATCACCTACTGAGCATTGTATCTCCTTATTGTTGGGAGGATAAGTTAGTCCTTATGATTGCAGCTTTCTCCATCATCCATGGAGAATCTAGCCTTATTTCAAGACTGCGTAAAGGCAAAGGATTAGTTGGGAAGTTGGCACATTTGAAACAAAGTAGCCATTGTCCAATTCCAACACCATCCTCCGACAAAAACCAAACAGCTGAGGATTATTGTTGCATAAGTTCAGCCATAGAACTCACCAAATGTGTGGTTCAGCTCAAACAATGCCTATCTTACTCCCCTCCACAATCTCTAATTTCGGCTTTGCCAATGGCTGCCTATTGGATAGCCACAACTGTTGTTGATTGTGCTGCCTATACCTGTGACCCTCATTTCAA gATTCAAAATGAACATAGGGAAATAACCACCTTAATGGCTACTTTCTCTGCAGAACTAG CAAAGAAAAAGAGTGAGGAATCTTATGAAGCATTGCGAAATGCATTATATCACGGCTCTTCTGATAAGTTAGAAGTTTTcaaattaatgtttaatgtcaatgatgatgatgagataaTATTTCATCGAAAG AAGTACCTTTACGTAAcgttg CGATTAGTGATGCTGCTAATAACATCAGGTGTTGGCGTCCCTAACGAATGGATTCGTTTTTTAAATTGGTTTCACGAAAATTCAAGACCACATATTATTTGGATCCCAATCACACAGGATGATGCATCATGGAGCACTGAGTATGAGCAACAATGTGATAAATTAAGAAACAAGATATGGTTCTCTTGGTTGAAAGAtccaaaaaaaatgttgtgGCCACAATTTACAAGATTTGTTAAAGAAGAGTTGTTTCAAAAGGGATGGGGAGAGAAACCCATAATTGCTTCATTTGACCGACGAGGAAGAATTGTTCACCCAAATGTCATCCACATGATGCTCACCTGGTCCCCTAGTTATATTCAACAAAATACAATAGGGGTAAAGGTAATACCAAATAACATAACTCTTTTCATACAAAACGAGTTGAAGCAAGGGATTTACGGCATTGAAGCAAGCTCAGAATCCTCGAATTTCCGGCATAATGTGGGACCTAAAATTGACTCAATGACAACGGATTTGGTACATAACATTGCTGATAAAATAAATGCTTGGAAAAAGGATGTTGAAGCCATAATTGAAGAAATG ACAGCACAATCTACTCCGTATGATAGCGAAAAGGAGAAAATTTTGTGGCAACAACAAACTTGGACTCTTCATCTTCTGGCACCACAATCTGACGACCATTATCGCCACTATTATACAATTGGCATGCCTATAAATGATTGG attcgtgaggaaaaatatattttcttatatggtGGAAACAACATTAAATGGATACGAGAATTCCTCTGCAAGGTACGTGAAGTTGCCTCCAAAACCCAAATGAACTTTGAGTTTGCCTACATTGGAAAAAACAAAATGGTAAGAGAAACCATTGCTAAGGAAAGAATGAGTCATTGCGCATTGCTTAATTCTAATGGAGTATGGTGGTTTTGGGCTCGTCTTCGAA GCAAGAATGCAACAATTGAAGGATGGGTGTTATTAGGCAAAGGATCAGAAGTGGTTGTATGTGGACATGGAAGTAAAATGTTGCAAGTCCTGAATGACTACGAGATTTGGAAGGAAAACATAGCTAACACCAAAAGTTTTGGCCAAGCATTCAAAGACCACCACGAGATGCTTTCCAAGGATAAGCATTCTTGTTGTACCCTTGAATATCCAATTACCTTGAGCAAAATTCCTGAAAATGAAAGATGTTCTGAATGCTCTTGCCGTATGCAGAAGTTTTTAACTTTCACTTGTTGTCATGATAGCGATGAGTAG
- the LOC116026597 gene encoding uncharacterized protein LOC116026597 isoform X2 produces MAAQTPLVSQRIIISQPTMMLTTSLSSQSVDESIIREQVLSTHNPDGREFDTNFILSMAEKTINLETGTAHQKVMVKELNQLEELDIYKELSLHIRQLSFEIASGAIAKNQHYSTTIHHLLSIVSPYCWEDKLVLMIAAFSIIHGESSLISRLRKGKGLVGKLAHLKQSSHCPIPTPSSDKNQTAEDYCCISSAIELTKCVVQLKQCLSYSPPQSLISALPMAAYWIATTVVDCAAYTCDPHFKIQNEHREITTLMATFSAELAKKKSEESYEALRNALYHGSSDKLEVFKLMFNVNDDDEIIFHRKKYLYVTLRLVMLLITSGVGVPNEWIRFLNWFHENSRPHIIWIPITQDDASWSTEYEQQCDKLRNKIWFSWLKDPKKMLWPQFTRFVKEELFQKGWGEKPIIASFDRRGRIVHPNVIHMMLTWSPSYIQQNTIGVKVIPNNITLFIQNELKQGIYGIEASSESSNFRHNVGPKIDSMTTDLVHNIADKINAWKKDVEAIIEEMTAQSTPYDSEKEKILWQQQTWTLHLLAPQSDDHYRHYYTIGMPINDWIREEKYIFLYGGNNIKWIREFLCKARMQQLKDGCY; encoded by the exons ATGGCAGCCCAAACTCCACTTGTATCCCAGAGAATAATAATTTCACAACCAACAATGATGCTCACTACATCACTAAGCAGCCAGTCTGTTGATGAGAGTATAATCAGAGAACAAGTTTTATCCACTCACAACCCTGACGGTAGAGAATTCGACACCAACTTCATATTGAGCATGGCAGAAAAGACTATTAATCTCGAGACG GGTACTGCTCATCAAAAAGTCATGGTGAAGGAGTTGAATCAACTAGAAGAGCTCGATATTTACAAGGAACTTTCACTTCATATCAGACAACTTTCATTCGAG ATAGCTTCCGGTGCAATTGCAAAAAATCAACACTACTCCACCACTATTCATCACCTACTGAGCATTGTATCTCCTTATTGTTGGGAGGATAAGTTAGTCCTTATGATTGCAGCTTTCTCCATCATCCATGGAGAATCTAGCCTTATTTCAAGACTGCGTAAAGGCAAAGGATTAGTTGGGAAGTTGGCACATTTGAAACAAAGTAGCCATTGTCCAATTCCAACACCATCCTCCGACAAAAACCAAACAGCTGAGGATTATTGTTGCATAAGTTCAGCCATAGAACTCACCAAATGTGTGGTTCAGCTCAAACAATGCCTATCTTACTCCCCTCCACAATCTCTAATTTCGGCTTTGCCAATGGCTGCCTATTGGATAGCCACAACTGTTGTTGATTGTGCTGCCTATACCTGTGACCCTCATTTCAA gATTCAAAATGAACATAGGGAAATAACCACCTTAATGGCTACTTTCTCTGCAGAACTAG CAAAGAAAAAGAGTGAGGAATCTTATGAAGCATTGCGAAATGCATTATATCACGGCTCTTCTGATAAGTTAGAAGTTTTcaaattaatgtttaatgtcaatgatgatgatgagataaTATTTCATCGAAAG AAGTACCTTTACGTAAcgttg CGATTAGTGATGCTGCTAATAACATCAGGTGTTGGCGTCCCTAACGAATGGATTCGTTTTTTAAATTGGTTTCACGAAAATTCAAGACCACATATTATTTGGATCCCAATCACACAGGATGATGCATCATGGAGCACTGAGTATGAGCAACAATGTGATAAATTAAGAAACAAGATATGGTTCTCTTGGTTGAAAGAtccaaaaaaaatgttgtgGCCACAATTTACAAGATTTGTTAAAGAAGAGTTGTTTCAAAAGGGATGGGGAGAGAAACCCATAATTGCTTCATTTGACCGACGAGGAAGAATTGTTCACCCAAATGTCATCCACATGATGCTCACCTGGTCCCCTAGTTATATTCAACAAAATACAATAGGGGTAAAGGTAATACCAAATAACATAACTCTTTTCATACAAAACGAGTTGAAGCAAGGGATTTACGGCATTGAAGCAAGCTCAGAATCCTCGAATTTCCGGCATAATGTGGGACCTAAAATTGACTCAATGACAACGGATTTGGTACATAACATTGCTGATAAAATAAATGCTTGGAAAAAGGATGTTGAAGCCATAATTGAAGAAATG ACAGCACAATCTACTCCGTATGATAGCGAAAAGGAGAAAATTTTGTGGCAACAACAAACTTGGACTCTTCATCTTCTGGCACCACAATCTGACGACCATTATCGCCACTATTATACAATTGGCATGCCTATAAATGATTGG attcgtgaggaaaaatatattttcttatatggtGGAAACAACATTAAATGGATACGAGAATTCCTCTGCAAG GCAAGAATGCAACAATTGAAGGATGGGTGTTATTAG
- the LOC116028027 gene encoding protein SIEVE ELEMENT OCCLUSION B-like produces the protein MMLTSLSTQSVDESIIREQVLSTHNYDGREFNTNFILNMAKNTLNLGTGTAQKVMVKELNQLEELDTYQDLPLHFRQLSFEIASGAIAKNQHYFTTIHHLLSILSPYSWEEKLVLMLAAFSIIHGEFSLISQTVQLVHLKQSSHCPIPIPSSDNS, from the exons ATGATGCTCACATCACTAAGCACCCAGTCTGTTGATGAGAGTATAATCAGAGAACAAGTTTTATCCACTCACAATTATGATGGTAGAGAATTCAACACCAACTTCATATTGAACATGGCAAAAAATACTCTTAATCTCGGGacg GGTACTGCTCAAAAGGTCATGGTGAAGGAGTTGAATCAACTAGAAGAGCTTGATACTTATCAGGACCTTCCACTTCATTTCAGACAACTTTCATTCGAG ATAGCTTCCGGTGCAATTGCAAAAAATCAACACTACTTCACCACTATTCATCATCTACTGAGCATTCTATCTCCTTATTCTTGGGAGGAAAAGTTAGTCCTTATGCTTGCAGCTTTCTCCATCATCCATGGAGAATTTAGCCTTATTTCACAGACTGTGCAGTTGGTACATCTGAAACAAAGTAGCCATTGTCCAATTCCAATACCATCCTCCGACAACAGCTGA